A single Filimonas effusa DNA region contains:
- a CDS encoding DUF6298 domain-containing protein, with protein sequence MLLNDSYSFYSVRLLLRKGCLLALVFAVAGSGVQAQKKARPALPVELAADGRLVYSADERGDRIPDFSYSGYKAGMVAIPDAAVKVVVPVTKEDATLRIQSALDYVAGLQPGSDGIRGAVLLEKGVYEVAGALRIGASGVILRGSGAETVVKGMGHDRQTLIRIAGKKDRVVKMAQAITDPYVAVNAMMVRVAKSGLFKAGDKVVIHRPSTAAWIQTLGTVTFGGGVSALGWKPGERDIIWDRTVAAVNGNTVTLDAPLTTALDTTYGGATIAVYDWPGRINQVGVENLSLESAFDNTNPKDEAHRWMAITLENAEDAWVRQIKFSHFAGSAVNVLETARRITVEDCMSFDPVSEIGGQRRYTFFTSGGQTLFQRLYSEAGYHDFAVGFCAPGPNVFVQCDASNANQFSGTIDSWASGVLFDIVNIDGNALRFGNRGQDGQGAGWSAANSVLWQCTAARIDCYKPPTAQNWAFGSWAQFAGDGFWDASNESINPRSLYYAQLADRLKANVNDRAQLLVNNTNASSSPSVEQATELTAWSAKPQLTMKEWIPQMMRQHTIPVAAGGVKTIDQIGIKKPAAKTYAATLQVNNSWVVRGAALLTGSRLSVPWWTGGVLAPDLLKAKPAITRFVPGRTGAGLTDDLEELTDSMVANNQAGMEQNYGLWYERRRDDHERIRRMDGEVWPPFYELPFARSGKELAWDGLSKYDLTKYNTWYFDRLEQYADLADQKGLLLVNQHYFQHNIIEAGAHYADFPWRSANNINHTGFPEPVPYAGDKRLFLAEQFYDISVPARRELHRAYIRQCLNNFVSNNGVIHLIGEEFTGPLHFVQFWLDVVAEWEKETGKHALVGLATTKDVQDAILADPVRSKVIDIIDIRYWHYQTNGKLYAPEGGKNLAPRQWARILRPKGASAETVYRAVSEYRRAYSGKAVMYSGDNAYGNGWAVFMAGGSLANVPAINKAFLADAATTSPVVKEEGRGIYLLANPGKTYIFYSESGDVDLDLTGVNGKFRVRWINPSDGAVLKEEQKVQGGKAIPLKSPRKGTVVAWVTKL encoded by the coding sequence ATGTTGTTAAACGATTCTTATTCCTTTTATAGCGTTCGGCTTTTGCTCCGGAAAGGATGTCTGCTGGCATTGGTGTTTGCGGTTGCTGGTTCTGGTGTTCAGGCCCAGAAGAAGGCCCGGCCTGCGTTGCCGGTTGAGCTTGCTGCGGATGGCCGTCTGGTTTATTCAGCCGATGAACGCGGCGACCGTATTCCTGATTTCTCCTATAGTGGATATAAAGCAGGAATGGTGGCTATTCCTGATGCTGCAGTAAAAGTAGTTGTACCTGTAACGAAGGAAGATGCTACTTTACGTATACAGTCGGCATTGGATTATGTTGCTGGTTTACAACCGGGCAGCGATGGAATTCGTGGGGCTGTGTTATTGGAAAAAGGTGTTTATGAGGTTGCCGGTGCTTTACGCATCGGCGCCTCTGGTGTGATACTCCGGGGCAGTGGGGCGGAAACGGTAGTGAAAGGAATGGGGCATGATCGTCAGACCCTGATACGTATTGCCGGGAAAAAAGACAGGGTGGTAAAAATGGCACAGGCTATTACTGACCCATATGTGGCAGTAAATGCCATGATGGTCCGGGTGGCTAAATCCGGACTTTTTAAAGCCGGTGATAAAGTAGTTATTCATCGTCCTTCCACAGCAGCCTGGATACAAACACTGGGTACGGTAACCTTTGGAGGTGGAGTATCGGCGCTGGGCTGGAAACCGGGCGAACGCGATATCATCTGGGACCGTACCGTAGCAGCAGTAAATGGTAATACTGTAACGCTTGATGCGCCATTGACAACTGCTCTGGATACAACTTACGGGGGAGCTACCATAGCTGTCTACGATTGGCCGGGCAGAATTAACCAGGTTGGCGTTGAAAATTTGTCATTGGAATCTGCTTTTGATAATACTAATCCAAAAGACGAAGCACACCGGTGGATGGCTATTACTCTGGAGAATGCAGAAGACGCCTGGGTAAGACAGATTAAGTTTTCACATTTTGCAGGATCTGCTGTGAATGTGCTGGAAACCGCAAGGAGAATAACCGTTGAGGACTGTATGTCTTTTGATCCGGTTTCTGAAATCGGAGGACAGCGGAGGTATACTTTCTTTACCTCCGGTGGGCAGACCTTATTCCAACGTTTATATTCAGAAGCCGGCTATCATGATTTTGCGGTTGGTTTTTGTGCACCTGGTCCTAATGTTTTTGTACAATGCGATGCTTCAAATGCGAACCAGTTCAGCGGAACTATCGACAGCTGGGCTTCGGGAGTATTGTTTGATATTGTAAATATTGATGGCAATGCGTTACGTTTTGGCAACCGTGGTCAGGATGGCCAGGGAGCAGGATGGAGCGCAGCTAATAGTGTTCTATGGCAATGTACAGCGGCAAGAATAGATTGTTATAAACCACCAACTGCTCAAAACTGGGCATTTGGTAGTTGGGCGCAATTTGCCGGAGATGGTTTCTGGGATGCATCCAATGAAAGTATAAACCCCAGAAGCTTATACTATGCTCAGTTGGCAGACCGTTTGAAAGCCAATGTAAATGACAGAGCACAATTACTGGTTAATAATACGAATGCTTCAAGCAGTCCTTCTGTAGAACAGGCGACAGAATTAACAGCCTGGTCTGCCAAACCACAACTGACGATGAAGGAGTGGATTCCCCAGATGATGCGCCAGCATACAATACCGGTAGCTGCCGGTGGTGTGAAGACTATCGACCAGATAGGAATAAAAAAGCCGGCAGCAAAGACCTATGCTGCGACTCTCCAGGTTAACAATAGCTGGGTAGTGCGCGGAGCAGCTCTGCTTACCGGCAGCAGGTTATCTGTACCCTGGTGGACAGGCGGCGTGCTGGCTCCAGATCTTTTGAAGGCAAAACCGGCAATTACCCGTTTTGTACCTGGCCGTACCGGAGCGGGATTAACTGATGACCTGGAAGAATTAACTGATTCAATGGTAGCTAACAATCAGGCTGGCATGGAGCAGAATTATGGCTTATGGTACGAACGTCGCCGTGATGACCATGAACGTATCAGAAGGATGGATGGTGAAGTATGGCCACCTTTTTATGAGCTTCCTTTTGCGCGCAGCGGCAAAGAGCTGGCATGGGATGGACTCAGCAAGTATGATCTTACCAAATATAATACGTGGTATTTTGACCGGCTGGAGCAATATGCTGACCTGGCGGATCAGAAAGGTTTGCTTCTGGTGAATCAACATTATTTCCAACATAATATTATAGAAGCCGGCGCACATTATGCTGATTTTCCCTGGAGGAGTGCTAACAATATCAATCATACAGGATTCCCTGAACCTGTGCCTTATGCGGGTGATAAGCGTCTTTTCCTGGCGGAGCAATTTTATGATATTTCAGTGCCGGCACGCCGCGAATTGCACAGAGCTTATATCAGGCAGTGCTTAAATAATTTCGTATCTAATAATGGCGTAATACATCTTATAGGTGAAGAATTCACAGGGCCGTTGCATTTTGTACAGTTCTGGCTGGATGTAGTTGCTGAATGGGAGAAAGAGACGGGTAAACATGCATTAGTTGGCCTGGCTACTACCAAAGATGTTCAGGATGCGATACTGGCTGATCCTGTACGCTCAAAGGTGATAGACATTATAGATATCCGTTACTGGCATTATCAGACAAATGGTAAATTATATGCTCCTGAAGGAGGTAAAAACCTGGCTCCCCGTCAATGGGCGCGTATCTTACGTCCGAAGGGTGCTTCAGCTGAAACTGTGTATCGCGCGGTAAGCGAGTACCGGAGGGCTTATTCCGGAAAGGCGGTAATGTATTCAGGAGATAATGCATATGGCAATGGATGGGCTGTTTTTATGGCTGGTGGATCTTTGGCTAACGTTCCTGCTATTAACAAGGCGTTTCTGGCTGATGCTGCTACTACTTCTCCTGTTGTTAAAGAAGAAGGAAGGGGGATTTATCTGTTGGCAAATCCTGGTAAAACCTATATTTTTTATAGTGAATCTGGGGATGTGGACCTTGATCTGACAGGTGTTAACGGGAAATTCCGTGTTCGCTGGATAAATCCATCAGATGGAGCGGTATTGAAAGAAGAGCAGAAGGTACAGGGAGGAAAGGCAATACCGTTAAAATCGCCACGCAAGGGTACTGTTGTGGCCTGGGTAACTAAATTATAA
- a CDS encoding polysaccharide lyase, translated as MNKCLAIALGICSVGMFLRVEAQYPTIPKALEAKGDSALAEAKKRSDLAWQKALPVIEKEGKPYVPWASKPSDLPQAAIVAFPGAEGGGAFSFGGRGGKVYVVTNLADSGPGSFRDACEQGGARTIVFNVAGIIKLQSPVIIRAPYITIAGQTAPGDGVCIAGESVWIDTHDVVIRYMRFRRGATDVLRRDDGLGGNPVGNIIIDHVSASWGLDENMSIYRHVYDRGGAKQEKLPAVNITIQNSIFAEALDTYNHAFGSTIGGLNSTFMRNLWANNVARNPSVGMYGDFGFVNNVIFNWWNRSADGGDNNSLFNFINNYYKPGPITPADKPISHRILKPESGRAADKKNTYGRAYVHGNIVEGNEAVTKDNWNGGVQIEDLPDAGSYTESIRSDKPFPMAAVTTLTAEASFKYVLDNAGAALPKRDPVDRRIVEEVRTGKIVYSEAAKPPVGGQFIKRRLPADSYKQGIISDISQVGGYPEYKGSPYKDSDGDGIPDSWEKAHGLNPKDPADASVLAKNGGGYTNIEVYLNSVVNLQQVKPVVSRN; from the coding sequence ATGAATAAATGTTTGGCAATAGCGCTGGGTATTTGCAGTGTTGGTATGTTTCTGAGGGTGGAGGCCCAGTATCCCACGATTCCAAAAGCACTGGAAGCAAAGGGTGATTCTGCATTAGCAGAAGCAAAAAAACGTTCAGACCTGGCATGGCAAAAAGCTTTGCCGGTTATTGAAAAAGAAGGCAAACCATATGTGCCATGGGCGTCAAAGCCTTCTGATCTTCCACAAGCTGCTATTGTGGCTTTTCCGGGTGCGGAAGGTGGCGGAGCCTTTTCTTTTGGAGGCCGTGGCGGGAAAGTATATGTGGTGACCAATTTGGCTGATAGTGGTCCGGGTAGTTTCAGAGATGCCTGTGAACAAGGTGGTGCCAGAACTATTGTTTTTAACGTAGCAGGTATCATCAAATTACAGTCACCTGTTATTATACGTGCACCTTATATCACCATAGCTGGTCAAACGGCTCCCGGTGATGGTGTTTGTATTGCAGGTGAATCTGTTTGGATTGATACGCATGATGTAGTGATCCGTTATATGCGTTTTCGCAGGGGTGCTACCGATGTTTTACGTCGTGATGACGGACTCGGCGGTAATCCTGTCGGTAACATTATTATAGATCACGTTTCTGCCAGCTGGGGGTTAGATGAAAACATGTCTATTTACAGGCATGTTTATGATAGAGGAGGGGCAAAACAAGAGAAGTTGCCGGCGGTGAATATCACTATCCAGAATTCTATTTTTGCAGAAGCACTCGATACTTATAATCATGCTTTCGGAAGTACAATTGGTGGATTAAACAGTACGTTTATGCGTAACCTCTGGGCAAACAACGTAGCGCGTAATCCTTCCGTAGGCATGTATGGTGATTTTGGTTTTGTGAACAATGTTATTTTCAACTGGTGGAATCGTTCTGCTGATGGTGGCGACAATAATTCTTTGTTCAATTTTATTAATAATTACTATAAGCCTGGTCCTATAACTCCGGCGGACAAACCAATTTCCCACAGAATATTGAAGCCTGAGTCTGGTCGTGCTGCTGATAAGAAGAATACTTACGGGCGTGCTTATGTACATGGGAATATCGTAGAAGGAAACGAAGCGGTAACGAAAGATAACTGGAATGGTGGTGTGCAGATAGAGGATCTTCCTGATGCTGGCAGCTATACTGAGAGCATCCGTTCGGATAAGCCATTCCCCATGGCTGCGGTTACTACTTTAACGGCTGAAGCGTCTTTTAAATATGTACTGGATAATGCAGGCGCTGCGTTACCTAAACGTGATCCCGTTGATCGCCGTATTGTAGAGGAGGTGCGCACCGGTAAGATCGTATACAGCGAAGCTGCAAAGCCTCCTGTAGGCGGTCAATTCATTAAACGGAGGTTACCGGCGGACTCTTACAAGCAGGGTATTATTTCAGATATCAGTCAGGTTGGTGGTTATCCGGAATACAAAGGCAGTCCTTATAAAGACAGCGATGGTGATGGTATTCCTGACAGCTGGGAAAAGGCGCATGGTTTGAATCCGAAAGATCCTGCTGATGCGTCTGTTTTAGCAAAAAATGGTGGAGGATATACCAATATTGAGGTGTATCTGAACAGTGTGGTGAATTTGCAGCAGGTAAAACCTGTTGTTTCACGCAACTAA
- a CDS encoding polysaccharide lyase — protein MNIKNYILGTVVLASLAVEPVMAQYPKVPEEAKRVSDSLMKAATRQSDEAWVKALPVIKKEAEAGKPYIPWAGRPTDLPQSELLAFPGAEGGGAYSFGGRGGKVIVVKSLEDNGPGTLREACEQGGARIIVFNVAGIIRLKTPLIIRAPYITIAGQTAPGDGVCVAGESVWINTHDVVIRYMRFRRGETFVGRRDDAIGGNPIGNIMIDHVSASWGLDENMSMYRHMYNDSTGKMEEKKGTVNITIQNSIFSEALDYWNHAFGSTLGGENCSFMRNLWADNAARNPSIGWNGIFNFANNVVFNWNNRSTDGGDYTALYNIINNYYKPGPVTNLSDPISYRILKPESGRSKLPYVVFGRCYVNGNIIEGNDKVTKDNWNGGVQLEDKKGELMTFEQASAYFAAMKVNKPLPMPKFTILPTKDAYSYVLTNVGANLPKRDPVDTRVIEQVKTGKIKYLENVKLPEFNFEHRRLPRDSYKMGIITEIAQVGGYPEYKGTPYKDSDNDGMPDAYEVKMGLNPKDASDASKLARNGKGYTNIEVYLNSVVDINTVRPVTTASK, from the coding sequence ATGAATATCAAAAATTATATTTTAGGAACAGTAGTGCTAGCTTCTCTAGCAGTAGAGCCAGTTATGGCTCAATATCCTAAAGTGCCAGAGGAAGCAAAACGTGTATCTGATAGTTTGATGAAAGCGGCTACAAGACAATCGGATGAGGCCTGGGTAAAAGCATTGCCCGTTATTAAGAAAGAAGCGGAAGCAGGCAAGCCTTATATTCCCTGGGCTGGCCGTCCTACCGATCTTCCTCAATCTGAATTATTGGCTTTTCCGGGTGCAGAAGGTGGCGGTGCTTATAGCTTTGGTGGCCGCGGTGGCAAAGTGATTGTGGTAAAAAGCCTGGAAGATAATGGTCCGGGTACGTTACGTGAGGCTTGTGAGCAAGGTGGTGCGCGTATCATTGTGTTCAATGTAGCAGGTATTATCCGTTTGAAAACTCCTTTGATCATTAGAGCGCCTTATATCACCATTGCGGGGCAAACTGCTCCGGGTGATGGCGTATGTGTGGCCGGAGAATCGGTATGGATCAACACGCATGATGTTGTGATCCGTTACATGCGTTTCCGTCGTGGAGAAACGTTTGTGGGCCGTCGCGATGATGCTATCGGTGGAAATCCCATTGGTAATATCATGATCGACCACGTTTCTGCAAGCTGGGGACTAGATGAGAACATGTCTATGTATCGTCACATGTATAACGACAGCACCGGGAAAATGGAGGAGAAAAAGGGCACAGTGAACATCACTATTCAAAACTCTATCTTCTCTGAAGCACTGGATTACTGGAACCATGCATTTGGCAGTACATTAGGCGGTGAAAACTGTTCATTCATGCGTAACCTGTGGGCCGATAACGCTGCCCGTAACCCCTCTATTGGCTGGAATGGTATTTTCAACTTTGCCAATAACGTAGTGTTTAACTGGAACAACCGTTCTACCGATGGTGGTGATTACACCGCTTTATATAATATCATCAATAACTATTACAAGCCAGGTCCGGTAACTAACCTGAGCGATCCTATCAGCTATCGTATTCTGAAACCTGAATCAGGCCGCAGTAAGCTGCCATACGTTGTATTCGGACGTTGTTATGTGAACGGTAATATCATTGAAGGTAATGACAAGGTTACTAAAGATAACTGGAACGGCGGTGTGCAGCTTGAAGATAAGAAAGGCGAGTTGATGACATTTGAGCAAGCCAGCGCTTATTTTGCTGCGATGAAAGTGAACAAGCCTCTTCCGATGCCTAAGTTTACGATCCTTCCTACCAAAGATGCTTATAGTTATGTGCTGACAAATGTTGGTGCTAATTTGCCTAAGAGGGATCCTGTTGATACACGTGTGATCGAGCAAGTAAAAACCGGCAAGATCAAGTACCTGGAAAATGTAAAACTGCCTGAATTCAATTTTGAACACAGACGTTTACCACGTGACTCCTACAAAATGGGTATCATCACCGAGATTGCGCAGGTAGGTGGTTATCCTGAATATAAAGGAACTCCTTATAAAGATTCCGACAATGATGGTATGCCTGATGCTTATGAAGTGAAGATGGGATTGAATCCTAAAGATGCTTCTGATGCTTCGAAGCTGGCCCGTAATGGCAAAGGCTATACTAATATCGAAGTATATCTGAATAGTGTAGTGGATATTAATACAGTAAGACCTGTAACCACTGCTTCCAAATAA